A stretch of the Xiphias gladius isolate SHS-SW01 ecotype Sanya breed wild chromosome 19, ASM1685928v1, whole genome shotgun sequence genome encodes the following:
- the fsta gene encoding follistatin-A isoform X2, with translation MFRMLKHHLHPGIFLLFIWLCHFMEHQKVQAGNCWLQQGKNGRCQVLYMPGMSREECCRSGRLGTSWTEEDVPNSTLFRWMIFNGGAPNCIPCKETCDNVDCGPGKRCKMNRRSKPRCVCAPDCSNITWKGPVCGSDGKTYKDECTLLKAKCKGQPDLDVQYQGKCKKTCRDVLCPGSSTCVVDQTNNAYCVTCNRICPEVTSPEQYLCGNDGIIYASACHLRRATCLLGRSIGVAYEGKCIKAKSCEDIQCSAGKKCLWDARMSRGRCSLCDETCPESRMDEAVCASDNTTYPSECAMKQAACSMGVLLEVKHSGSCNSITEDQEEDEEDDDSDYMAYVHLSSILDG, from the exons ATGTTTAGGATGCTGAAACACCACCTTCACCCGGGCATTTTTCTCTTGTTCATATGGCTTTGTCACTTCATGGAACATCAGAAAGTTCAAG ctGGGAACTGCTGGTTGCAGCAGGGGAAGAACGGGAGGTGCCAGGTGCTCTACATGCCCGGAATGAGCAGGGAGGAGTGCTGTCGGAGTGGAAGGCTGGGGACGTCCTGGACCGAGGAGGACGTCCCTAACAGTACGCTCTTTAGGTGGATGATCTTCAATGGCGGAGCCCCTAATTGCATACCTTGCAAAG AAACCTGCGATAATGTTGACTGTGGGCCTGGAAAGAGGTGCAAGATGAACAGAAGAAGTAAGCCGCGCTGCGTGTGCGCACCGGACTGCTCCAACATCACATGGAAAGGACCGGTCTGCGGCTCAGATGGAAAGACTTACAAAGACGAATGCACACTGCTGAAGGCTAAATGTAAAGGCCAACCCGACCTGGACGTGCAGTACCAGGGAAAGTGCAAGA AAACGTGCCGTGATGTCCTGTGCCCCGGCAGCTCCACATGCGTCGTGGACCAGACCAATAACGCATATTGTGTGACGTGTAATCGGATTTGCCCCGAGGTGACGTCGCCTGAGCAGTACCTGTGTGGAAACGACGGGATCATCTATGCCAGCGCGTGTCACCTGAGAAGAGCTACCTGTCTCCTCGGCAGATCTATTGGAGTGGCATATGAGGGAAAATGCATCA AGGCCAAGTCGTGTGAGGACATCCAGTGCAGTGCAGGGAAGAAGTGTCTTTGGGATGCTCGGATGAGCCGGGGCCGCTGCTCACTGTGCGATGAGACCTGCCCGGAGAGCAGGATGGATGAGGCGGTGTGTGCCAGCGACAACACCACATATCCCAGTGAATGTGCCATGAAGCAAGCTGCTTGTTCTATGGGTGTGCTGCTGGAGGTCAAGCACTCGGGATCTTGCAACT CCATTACAGaagaccaggaggaggatgaggaagatgatgacTCAGACTACATGGCCTATGTCCATTTATCTTCTATACTGGATGGATAG
- the fsta gene encoding follistatin-A isoform X1, whose translation MFRMLKHHLHPGIFLLFIWLCHFMEHQKVQAGNCWLQQGKNGRCQVLYMPGMSREECCRSGRLGTSWTEEDVPNSTLFRWMIFNGGAPNCIPCKGGETCDNVDCGPGKRCKMNRRSKPRCVCAPDCSNITWKGPVCGSDGKTYKDECTLLKAKCKGQPDLDVQYQGKCKKTCRDVLCPGSSTCVVDQTNNAYCVTCNRICPEVTSPEQYLCGNDGIIYASACHLRRATCLLGRSIGVAYEGKCIKAKSCEDIQCSAGKKCLWDARMSRGRCSLCDETCPESRMDEAVCASDNTTYPSECAMKQAACSMGVLLEVKHSGSCNSITEDQEEDEEDDDSDYMAYVHLSSILDG comes from the exons ATGTTTAGGATGCTGAAACACCACCTTCACCCGGGCATTTTTCTCTTGTTCATATGGCTTTGTCACTTCATGGAACATCAGAAAGTTCAAG ctGGGAACTGCTGGTTGCAGCAGGGGAAGAACGGGAGGTGCCAGGTGCTCTACATGCCCGGAATGAGCAGGGAGGAGTGCTGTCGGAGTGGAAGGCTGGGGACGTCCTGGACCGAGGAGGACGTCCCTAACAGTACGCTCTTTAGGTGGATGATCTTCAATGGCGGAGCCCCTAATTGCATACCTTGCAAAGGTGGAG AAACCTGCGATAATGTTGACTGTGGGCCTGGAAAGAGGTGCAAGATGAACAGAAGAAGTAAGCCGCGCTGCGTGTGCGCACCGGACTGCTCCAACATCACATGGAAAGGACCGGTCTGCGGCTCAGATGGAAAGACTTACAAAGACGAATGCACACTGCTGAAGGCTAAATGTAAAGGCCAACCCGACCTGGACGTGCAGTACCAGGGAAAGTGCAAGA AAACGTGCCGTGATGTCCTGTGCCCCGGCAGCTCCACATGCGTCGTGGACCAGACCAATAACGCATATTGTGTGACGTGTAATCGGATTTGCCCCGAGGTGACGTCGCCTGAGCAGTACCTGTGTGGAAACGACGGGATCATCTATGCCAGCGCGTGTCACCTGAGAAGAGCTACCTGTCTCCTCGGCAGATCTATTGGAGTGGCATATGAGGGAAAATGCATCA AGGCCAAGTCGTGTGAGGACATCCAGTGCAGTGCAGGGAAGAAGTGTCTTTGGGATGCTCGGATGAGCCGGGGCCGCTGCTCACTGTGCGATGAGACCTGCCCGGAGAGCAGGATGGATGAGGCGGTGTGTGCCAGCGACAACACCACATATCCCAGTGAATGTGCCATGAAGCAAGCTGCTTGTTCTATGGGTGTGCTGCTGGAGGTCAAGCACTCGGGATCTTGCAACT CCATTACAGaagaccaggaggaggatgaggaagatgatgacTCAGACTACATGGCCTATGTCCATTTATCTTCTATACTGGATGGATAG